One window of Nymphaea colorata isolate Beijing-Zhang1983 chromosome 11, ASM883128v2, whole genome shotgun sequence genomic DNA carries:
- the LOC116264920 gene encoding cationic amino acid transporter 5-like — MGANDEGSGDGDTEMRSYWKWSKDDFIPEESFQSWGSYRTALSQTCHRFKDRVLSRSDELHEISEVRRRSVNDMKRCLNWWDLTWFGFGSVIGAGIFVLTGQEAHRDAGPAIVLSYVISGLSAMLSVFCYTEFAIEIPVAGGSFAYLRVELGDFAAFIAAANILLESIIGTAAVARSWTSYFTTLLNRDPNSLRIHVDSLAENYNYLDPIAVAVLWIASIIAITGTRRTSLINWFFTLMNTAAIILVIVASFWHAHPSNLHPFFPFGISGVFRAAAIVYFAYGGFDNIATMAEETKNPSRDIPLGLLGSMSFITVIYCAMSLALVMMQNYTVIDPNAAYSIAFERVGMHWVKILVALGALKGMTTVLLVGALGQARYTTHIARAHMIPPLFALVHPKTQTPVYATLLVTSLGGIIALFSSLDILANLLSISTLFIFMMMAVALLVRRYYLRGTTPRENVNRLVFFLLVIISSSIATSFCWGINPKRWIGYTITVPIWFLGTAAIAFFLPQQRVPKVWGVPLVPWLPSLSIAVNIFLMGSLDYQSFIRFGVCTVIMLVYYVFFGLHATYDLAHQKSKPVVADGNGVLQSAVP, encoded by the coding sequence atgggaGCCAACGATGAAGGCAGTGGTGATGGTGATACAGAGATGAGGAGCTACTGGAAATGGAGCAAGGACGACTTCATCCCGGAGGAGTCCTTCCAGAGCTGGGGCAGCTACAGAACGGCTCTATCTCAGACTTGCCATCGGTTCAAGGACCGAGTTCTTTCCCGATCGGATGAGCTTCACGAGATATCTGAGGTCAGGAGGCGGAGCGTCAACGACATGAAGAGGTGTTTGAATTGGTGGGATCTCACCTGGTTCGGGTTCGGCTCCGTCATCGGCGCCGGCATCTTTGTGCTCACGGGACAAGAGGCTCACAGAGACGCAGGGCCGGCCATCGTCCTGTCCTATGTCATCTCGGGCCTCTCTGCTATGCTTTCCGTCTTCTGCTACACAGAGTTCGCCATTGAAATTCCAGTAGCAGGCGGTTCCTTCGCTTACCTGCGTGTTGAGCTCGGAGACTTCGCAGCCTTCATCGCCGCTGCCAACATTCTGCTGGAGAGCATCATCGGCACAGCCGCTGTTGCGCGTTCATGGACATCTTACTTCACAACTCTGTTGAACCGCGACCCGAATTCGTTGCGGATTCATGTAGATAGCCTTGCGGAGAACTACAACTACTTAGACCCAATTGCAGTTGCAGTGCTCTGGATCGCGTCGATCATCGCCATCACCGGAACTCGGAGAACATCCCTCATCAATTGGTTCTTCACTCTCATGAACACAGCAGCAATTATTCTTGTGATAGTGGCAAGCTTCTGGCACGCTCATCCCTCAAACTTACACCCTTTCTTCCCGTTTGGAATCTCCGGAGTCTTTCGAGCAGCGGCGATCGTCTATTTCGCATACGGAGGATTCGACAACATCGCAACCATGGCGGAGGAGACGAAGAATCCATCAAGGGATATACCATTAGGCCTTCTCGGTTCCATGTCTTTCATCACAGTGATCTACTGTGCTATGTCCCTGGCTCTGGTTATGATGCAGAATTACACGGTAATTGATCCCAATGCAGCATACTCCATAGCCTTTGAGAGGGTGGGGATGCACTGGGTCAAGATCTTGGTTGCACTAGGTGCGCTCAAGGGGATGACGACGGTACTGTTGGTCGGCGCGCTGGGGCAGGCTCGCTACACAACTCATATAGCAAGAGCTCACATGATTCCTCCCCTGTTTGCTCTGGTTCATCCCAAGACACAGACACCAGTCTATGCCACCTTACTGGTCACATCCTTAGGCGGCATCATTGCCCTCTTCTCTAGCTTAGACATCTTGGCAAACCTTCTCTCGATCAGTActctcttcatcttcatgatgatggCTGTGGCCCTGCTGGTAAGGAGGTACTATCTCAGAGGAACCACGCCTAGAGAGAATGTGAACAGGTTGGTGTTCTTCCTGCTTGTTATAATTTCTTCCTCCATTGCTACTTCGTTCTGTTGGGGAATCAATCCCAAGAGatggattggttataccatcACAGTTCCTATCTGGTTCTTGGGGACGGCGGCGATTGCCTTTTTTCTACCTCAGCAGAGAGTTCCAAAAGTATGGGGAGTGCCTCTGGTCCCATGGCTGCCGTCTCTGTCCATTGCAGTGAACATCTTTCTCATGGGGTCCCTGGATTACCAGTCATTCATAAGGTTTGGCGTGTGCACCGTGATCATGCTTGTTTATTATGTATTCTTTGGCCTTCATGCTACGTACGATCTGGCCCATCAGAAGAGCAAACCAGTTGTTGCAGATGGCAATGGCGTTTTACAGTCTGCTGTGCCTTAA